A genomic region of Lachnoclostridium edouardi contains the following coding sequences:
- a CDS encoding aminotransferase class I/II-fold pyridoxal phosphate-dependent enzyme, producing the protein MKREERLLDRLKLYSQGDFYPFHMPGHKRNCFMGQEYTDPFQIDITEIGGFDNLHQPDGILKESMSWAASVYGADKTYYLVNGSSCGLLTAICGSTSFGGKILMARNCHKSAYNAVFLNHLEVRYVYPQVVEELGIQGGILPEDVEEILQEDSEIQAVLIVSPTYEGIVSDIKRIAEIVHRQNIPLIVDEAHGAHFTFGKNFPVSALDLGADIVIQSIHKTLPCFTQTAVLHTKKGYVKEEEIERYLRIYQSSSPSYIFMAGIENCIYYMNGEGREKMDELSDRISQVRKKLGDLKNLAIAGEELEGNYGVNDIDLSKLVIVTKNTKITGADLDRILREKYHLEMEMCGADYVVAIITIGDSEEGFERLIKALYEIDGEVGLQEGKKNADTSLEWSMKVTSKPEVEMTIFEGIAGEKESIPVENSVGRISGEFVYIYPPGIPILAPGEMLLPSLVHTILEYEEMGLPVQGLRDISGKNIQVIKTGK; encoded by the coding sequence ATGAAAAGAGAGGAACGGTTATTAGACAGATTAAAATTATACAGCCAGGGAGATTTCTACCCTTTCCATATGCCGGGGCACAAAAGAAATTGTTTCATGGGACAAGAATATACTGACCCATTTCAGATTGATATAACAGAAATCGGGGGATTTGACAATCTTCACCAGCCGGATGGAATTTTAAAAGAATCTATGAGCTGGGCGGCTTCTGTTTATGGAGCAGATAAAACATATTATTTAGTAAATGGAAGCAGCTGCGGGCTGCTGACAGCAATATGCGGTTCTACCTCCTTTGGGGGAAAGATTCTTATGGCTAGAAATTGCCATAAGTCTGCTTATAATGCAGTATTTTTAAATCATTTGGAGGTAAGATACGTTTATCCCCAGGTGGTTGAGGAATTGGGGATTCAGGGGGGGATTTTGCCTGAGGATGTGGAGGAAATTTTACAGGAGGATTCAGAGATCCAGGCAGTGCTGATTGTGTCTCCTACTTACGAGGGAATTGTGTCAGATATTAAAAGAATTGCTGAAATTGTGCACAGACAAAATATTCCGTTAATTGTAGATGAGGCTCATGGCGCTCATTTTACCTTTGGAAAGAATTTTCCAGTATCTGCTTTAGATTTAGGGGCAGATATTGTTATACAAAGTATACACAAAACTCTTCCCTGTTTTACTCAGACAGCGGTCCTTCATACAAAAAAAGGATATGTAAAGGAAGAGGAAATTGAAAGATATTTAAGAATTTATCAGAGCAGCAGTCCCTCCTATATTTTTATGGCTGGAATTGAAAATTGTATTTACTATATGAATGGTGAAGGCCGGGAGAAAATGGACGAGTTGTCAGACCGCATCAGCCAGGTGAGAAAAAAGCTGGGGGATCTGAAGAATTTGGCTATAGCCGGAGAAGAATTGGAAGGAAATTACGGAGTAAATGACATAGACTTGTCAAAATTGGTAATCGTAACTAAAAATACAAAGATTACAGGAGCTGATCTGGACAGAATTTTAAGAGAAAAGTATCACCTGGAAATGGAGATGTGCGGAGCTGATTATGTTGTAGCAATTATAACCATCGGCGATTCAGAAGAAGGATTTGAACGCCTTATTAAGGCTTTATATGAAATTGACGGGGAAGTTGGCCTGCAGGAAGGTAAAAAAAATGCAGATACCAGCTTAGAATGGTCTATGAAGGTTACTTCTAAGCCAGAGGTGGAGATGACTATTTTTGAGGGCATTGCAGGGGAAAAGGAAAGTATTCCTGTTGAAAACAGCGTGGGAAGAATTTCTGGAGAATTTGTATATATTTATCCCCCGGGAATCCCTATTCTGGCACCGGGAGAGATGCTTTTGCCTTCTCTTGTACACACTATTTTAGAATATGAAGAAATGGGACTTCCAGTACAGGGGTTAAGGGATATCAGCGGTAAAAATATTCAGGTAATAAAGACAGGAAAATAA
- a CDS encoding nucleoside/nucleotide kinase family protein, with amino-acid sequence MRKIYYIMGKSASGKDTVYKRLLKEFPEMGTIVLYTTRPIRDGETAGVEYHFVSEKEFLMWKNKNKVIEFRTYETMCGPWTYFTADDGQFNLEKQDCLMIGTLESYEKMKLYFGKKNIVPLYLYIDDGIRLERALFREKQQKSPQYAEMCRRFLADEEDFKEENLRRCGISEKYDNSDLEDCINQISNVINSYSIGQD; translated from the coding sequence ATGAGAAAAATATATTATATAATGGGAAAAAGCGCTTCTGGAAAAGATACAGTTTATAAAAGGCTGCTAAAGGAATTTCCGGAAATGGGAACAATCGTGCTGTATACTACCCGCCCTATTAGAGACGGGGAAACAGCAGGGGTAGAATACCATTTTGTCTCAGAAAAAGAATTTCTCATGTGGAAAAATAAGAATAAAGTAATTGAATTCAGAACATATGAAACTATGTGCGGACCCTGGACATATTTTACTGCAGATGACGGACAGTTTAATCTGGAAAAACAAGATTGTCTAATGATAGGAACATTAGAGTCTTATGAAAAAATGAAGCTTTATTTTGGAAAAAAAAATATAGTCCCTCTTTATTTATATATTGACGACGGAATAAGACTGGAACGGGCGCTGTTTAGAGAAAAACAGCAAAAATCTCCTCAGTATGCTGAAATGTGCAGGCGGTTTTTAGCAGATGAAGAAGATTTTAAAGAAGAAAATTTAAGGCGCTGCGGGATCAGCGAAAAATATGATAACAGTGATTTAGAAGATTGTATTAATCAGATTTCAAATGTTATAAATTCCTATAGTATTGGTCAGGATTGA
- the holB gene encoding DNA polymerase III subunit delta' encodes MPGFQDILGHEGIKEHLLNAVNSGKVSHAYILSGEKGTGKKMIANAFALTLLCEKKGEEPCLECHSCKQVLSGSHPDLIYVGHEKPGSIGVDDIRKQIQDTIQIRPYSSPYKIYIVDQAEIMTVQAQNALLKTIEEPPAYAVILLLTENQDILLPTILSRCVQLKLKPLKDDIIKAYLMDKMDIPEEKADIYKAFARGNLGKAIWLASSEEFQIMYDKLLSLLVNLKNMDISELLDMIKKLLDESLDIDQCLDFMQMWYRDVLMYKVTRDMNLLIFGREFNAINEISRVSGYDGLEKILESIDKARTRLEANVNKDLVLELMLLTMKEN; translated from the coding sequence ATGCCAGGATTTCAAGATATATTAGGACACGAGGGAATTAAGGAGCATTTGCTGAATGCAGTAAATTCTGGGAAGGTGTCCCATGCGTATATTTTGTCAGGGGAAAAGGGGACAGGCAAAAAAATGATTGCCAACGCCTTTGCTCTTACGCTGTTGTGCGAAAAAAAAGGAGAAGAGCCTTGTCTGGAATGCCACAGCTGTAAACAGGTTTTAAGCGGCAGTCATCCGGATCTTATTTATGTAGGCCATGAAAAGCCAGGCAGCATTGGAGTGGACGACATTAGAAAACAAATTCAGGATACCATTCAGATTCGTCCCTACAGCAGCCCTTATAAAATTTATATTGTGGACCAGGCGGAAATAATGACAGTTCAGGCTCAAAATGCTCTTTTAAAGACTATTGAGGAACCGCCTGCTTATGCAGTAATTTTGCTGCTGACAGAAAATCAGGATATATTGCTGCCAACTATTTTGTCCAGATGCGTTCAGCTGAAATTAAAGCCTTTAAAGGATGATATAATTAAAGCTTATTTAATGGATAAAATGGATATTCCTGAGGAAAAGGCTGATATATATAAGGCATTTGCCAGAGGAAACTTGGGAAAAGCTATTTGGCTGGCTTCCTCAGAAGAGTTTCAAATTATGTATGACAAGTTGTTAAGTTTGCTGGTAAATCTGAAAAATATGGATATTTCAGAGTTGCTGGATATGATTAAAAAGCTGCTGGATGAAAGCCTGGACATTGATCAATGTCTTGATTTTATGCAGATGTGGTACAGGGATGTGCTGATGTATAAGGTAACAAGAGATATGAACCTTTTAATATTCGGCAGAGAGTTTAACGCCATTAATGAAATCAGCAGAGTCAGCGGATACGACGGTTTGGAGAAAATTCTGGAATCTATAGATAAGGCCCGGACAAGACTGGAAGCAAATGTAAATAAGGATCTTGTGCTGGAGCTTATGTTATTAACAATGAAGGAGAATTAA
- a CDS encoding PSP1 domain-containing protein: MVKVIGVRFRNAGKIYYFDPAGMDINAGDHVIVETARGIEFGIVVLGCRQVEESKVIQPLKSVIRMATAEDENVENNNKKKEKEAFKICQEKIAKHGLQMKLIDAEYTFDNNKVLFYFTADGRVDFRELVKDLAAVFKTRIELRQVGVRDETKIVGGIGICGRSLCCHSYLSEFIPVSIKMAKEQNLSLNPTKISGVCGRLMCCLKNEEETYEYLNSKLPNVGDYVTTNDGLKGEVQSVSVLRQIVKVVVTVEKDEKEIREYHVDQLKFKARRKKEKVVVNSEELKALEALEKREGKSKLDDN, encoded by the coding sequence ATGGTAAAGGTAATTGGTGTCAGGTTCCGCAATGCAGGAAAAATTTATTATTTTGATCCTGCAGGCATGGATATTAATGCTGGTGATCATGTAATTGTGGAAACGGCCAGAGGAATAGAATTCGGCATAGTTGTCCTGGGATGCCGTCAGGTGGAGGAGTCAAAGGTAATACAGCCTTTAAAATCCGTTATCAGAATGGCTACTGCTGAGGATGAAAATGTAGAAAATAATAACAAGAAAAAAGAAAAAGAGGCCTTTAAAATTTGCCAGGAAAAGATTGCAAAACACGGCCTTCAGATGAAGTTGATAGATGCAGAGTATACATTTGATAATAACAAAGTATTGTTTTACTTTACTGCCGACGGAAGAGTAGACTTCAGAGAGCTGGTTAAGGATCTGGCAGCTGTGTTTAAAACCAGAATTGAGCTGCGCCAGGTTGGAGTGAGAGATGAGACAAAAATCGTGGGAGGCATTGGAATCTGCGGCCGCAGCCTGTGTTGTCATTCTTATTTGTCAGAGTTTATTCCTGTGTCTATTAAAATGGCAAAGGAACAGAATCTTTCTTTGAATCCTACGAAGATTTCAGGAGTCTGCGGAAGGCTGATGTGCTGTTTAAAAAATGAGGAGGAAACTTATGAATATTTAAACAGCAAGCTTCCTAATGTAGGAGATTATGTAACTACCAACGACGGTTTAAAAGGCGAGGTTCAAAGCGTCAGCGTGCTGAGACAGATTGTAAAGGTAGTGGTAACTGTTGAAAAGGACGAGAAAGAAATTCGGGAGTACCATGTAGATCAGCTGAAGTTTAAGGCCAGAAGGAAAAAAGAAAAGGTTGTAGTAAACAGCGAGGAGCTGAAGGCTTTGGAGGCTCTGGAAAAAAGGGAAGGAAAGTCCAAGCTAGATGATAATTGA
- a CDS encoding tRNA1(Val) (adenine(37)-N6)-methyltransferase: MIIDLKSNERVDDLQRNGFKIIQKIDGFCFGMDAVLLSGFAAVKEGEKALDLGTGTGIIPILLKAKTKGSHFSALEIQEEMAEMARRSVAINHLENDITIVTGDIKEASRIFGAASFDVVTSNPPYMNDSHGLKNPDLPKAIARHEVLCTLDDVIREAARVLRPGGRFYMVHRPHRLIEIINTLTSYKLEPKRMKLVHPYIDREANMVLIEAVRGGRSMIKVEAPIIVYKEPGVYTEEIYSIYGY; the protein is encoded by the coding sequence ATGATAATTGATTTAAAAAGTAATGAGCGGGTAGATGATCTGCAGCGCAACGGATTTAAAATCATTCAAAAAATAGACGGCTTTTGTTTTGGCATGGACGCAGTGCTGCTGTCTGGTTTTGCAGCTGTAAAAGAGGGGGAGAAGGCTTTGGACCTAGGGACAGGCACAGGCATTATTCCTATTCTTTTAAAGGCTAAGACTAAGGGAAGCCATTTTTCTGCTTTGGAAATACAGGAGGAAATGGCTGAAATGGCAAGAAGAAGCGTGGCCATAAATCATCTGGAAAATGACATTACAATAGTAACAGGAGATATTAAGGAAGCCAGCCGTATATTCGGAGCGGCTTCCTTTGATGTAGTAACTTCAAATCCCCCTTATATGAATGATTCTCATGGTCTGAAAAATCCTGATCTTCCTAAGGCCATTGCCCGCCATGAGGTTTTATGTACATTAGATGATGTAATAAGGGAGGCGGCCAGGGTTTTGCGGCCGGGAGGAAGATTTTATATGGTTCACAGGCCTCACAGGCTGATAGAAATTATTAATACTCTTACATCATATAAGCTGGAGCCTAAAAGAATGAAACTGGTTCACCCTTATATAGACCGAGAGGCAAATATGGTTTTAATAGAAGCAGTAAGAGGAGGGCGGTCTATGATAAAAGTGGAAGCTCCTATTATTGTTTATAAAGAGCCAGGCGTTTACACAGAGGAAATATACAGTATTTATGGATACTAA
- the rsmI gene encoding 16S rRNA (cytidine(1402)-2'-O)-methyltransferase has protein sequence MAGKLYLCATPIGNLEDITFRVLNTLKQVDLIAAEDTRHSIKLLNHFQIKTPMTSYHEYNKVEKAKELVLKMEQGLDIALITDAGTPGISDPGEELVRQCYEAGISVTSLPGPAACITALTMSGLSTRRFSFEAFLPSEKKERAMVLEELKQETRTIIIYEAPHHLIKTLEELLENLGDRDVTICKELTKKYENAFRTTFSKALDYYRKEGPRGEYVIVVQGKSRKEIREEEIHTWEAMTVEEHMDYYTRQGIDKKEAMKLTAKDRGISKREIYQYFISK, from the coding sequence ATGGCAGGAAAATTATATTTGTGTGCAACGCCTATTGGAAATTTGGAAGATATTACATTTCGTGTTTTAAACACCTTAAAGCAGGTAGATTTGATTGCAGCGGAGGATACGAGACACAGTATTAAACTGCTGAATCATTTTCAAATAAAAACTCCTATGACCAGCTACCATGAGTACAATAAAGTGGAGAAGGCAAAAGAGCTGGTATTAAAAATGGAGCAGGGCTTAGATATTGCTTTAATTACAGACGCGGGAACTCCCGGAATTTCTGATCCGGGAGAGGAGTTAGTAAGACAGTGCTATGAGGCCGGAATTTCAGTGACCTCTTTGCCTGGACCGGCGGCCTGTATTACAGCCCTTACAATGTCTGGCCTTTCTACCAGAAGATTTTCTTTTGAGGCATTTTTGCCTTCTGAAAAAAAAGAAAGGGCAATGGTGCTTGAGGAGCTGAAGCAGGAGACAAGGACTATTATTATTTATGAAGCTCCCCACCATCTAATAAAGACCCTGGAGGAACTGCTGGAGAATTTAGGGGACAGGGATGTAACCATATGCAAGGAATTGACAAAAAAATATGAAAATGCATTCCGGACCACATTTTCAAAGGCATTAGATTATTACAGAAAGGAGGGACCAAGGGGAGAATATGTAATTGTTGTTCAGGGAAAAAGCAGGAAGGAAATCCGGGAGGAAGAGATTCATACCTGGGAGGCAATGACTGTGGAGGAACATATGGATTATTATACCCGCCAGGGCATTGATAAAAAGGAGGCCATGAAGCTGACTGCCAAAGACAGAGGAATCAGCAAGCGAGAAATTTATCAGTATTTCATAAGCAAATAG
- a CDS encoding beta-ketoacyl-ACP synthase III, translating into MTTRIIGTGSYAPENRVTNDDLAKIMETSDEWIRTRTGISERHISSGEGTSFMAAEAAKQALEMAGVKAEELDIILLATSSPDKCFPSGACEVQAAIGAKNAVAFDLSAACSGFIFALNTVHSFFKSGIYKTGLIIGCDELSKLVDWSDRRTCVLFGDGAGAAVVKADETGIKHLIMGSDGVKGPVLECVSRTTENFLTKGHPQVGYMTMDGQEVFKFAVKKVPECIRQLLEETGVDKEEIKYFVLHQANYRIFESIAKRLDVSLDRFPMNIDRYGNTSGASIPLILDEMNREGKFEKGDKIIIAGFGAGLTWGATLMEW; encoded by the coding sequence ATGACAACAAGAATTATAGGAACTGGCTCCTACGCCCCTGAAAATAGGGTGACAAATGATGATCTGGCTAAGATCATGGAGACTAGCGATGAATGGATTAGAACAAGAACCGGAATTAGTGAGAGGCATATTTCAAGCGGAGAGGGAACAAGCTTTATGGCCGCTGAAGCTGCAAAACAGGCTTTAGAGATGGCGGGAGTAAAGGCGGAAGAGTTAGATATTATTCTGCTGGCCACATCTTCCCCAGATAAATGCTTTCCCAGCGGCGCATGTGAGGTACAAGCTGCAATAGGGGCAAAAAACGCAGTTGCCTTTGATTTAAGCGCTGCATGTTCCGGCTTTATTTTTGCGCTAAATACAGTTCACAGCTTTTTTAAATCAGGAATTTATAAGACAGGGCTTATTATTGGCTGTGATGAGCTTAGTAAGCTTGTGGATTGGTCAGACAGAAGAACCTGCGTGCTTTTTGGCGACGGAGCGGGAGCTGCAGTGGTAAAGGCGGACGAGACAGGAATTAAGCATTTAATTATGGGATCTGACGGAGTAAAGGGACCTGTTTTAGAATGTGTTTCCAGGACAACAGAAAATTTTCTTACTAAAGGTCATCCCCAGGTGGGATATATGACTATGGACGGACAGGAAGTATTTAAGTTTGCAGTAAAAAAGGTTCCGGAATGTATTCGTCAGCTGCTGGAAGAAACAGGAGTGGACAAAGAGGAAATTAAATACTTTGTTCTTCATCAGGCAAATTACCGTATTTTTGAGTCTATTGCCAAAAGACTGGATGTATCTTTGGACAGATTTCCCATGAATATTGACAGGTACGGGAATACATCAGGAGCCTCTATTCCTTTGATTTTAGATGAAATGAACAGGGAAGGCAAATTTGAGAAGGGCGACAAAATTATAATTGCAGGTTTTGGAGCAGGTCTTACCTGGGGTGCCACATTAATGGAGTGGTAG